A genomic window from Triticum urartu cultivar G1812 chromosome 7, Tu2.1, whole genome shotgun sequence includes:
- the LOC125523327 gene encoding ribosomal protein S4, mitochondrial-like, whose amino-acid sequence MPALRFKTCRLLPGNVRNRELSLIQRRILRRLRNKRRSIKRNLSRRENLNSNIKSQTTRKLSLYYGDLPIREMHRGRERTSYIPFLLNQETRSDVIPVRLHFSDTLPQARQPISHRRVCLNNGLVTITHLKVSHGDLISFKENDARTRGFEIRRSFYIDISVGKIIGKFLSAISVGKRRGKFLPARIWRRTKKEWFRLLTTQRGCRLLLKSKELQKLRSYMQEEDFERTKKFGSAKVCLGSSFAEHNRMKRNLFHFKYFFLLKRGKEKNRNLPTRTISPFVEKSSLYSNSTYCSGSPFTRKIRIKRIELPTHYSEVNHRTLKAVVSYGPNIGHIPHDIRLKDPNLPLRSGNGRGQNI is encoded by the coding sequence ATGCCAGCATTAAGATTTAAAACGTGTCGTCTACTTCCAGGAAATGTTCGGAACAGAGAACTTTCTCTAATCCAACGCCGTATTCTCCGAAGATTGAGGAACAAGAGGAGATCCATTAAAAGAAATCTTTCTCGGAGAGAAAATCTAAACAGTAACATCAAATCACAAACTACACGAAAGTTGTCTCTTTATTATGGGGATTTACCCATAAGGGAGATGCACAGAGGAAGAGAACGAACTTCATATATCCCTTTTTTACTCAATCAAGAAACAAGATCGGACGTGATTCCGGTTCGTCTCCATTTTAGTGACACTCTTCCTCAAGCAAGGCAGCCGATAAGTCATCGAAGGGTTTGTTTGAATAATGGACTGGTAACCATTACTCATTTGAAAGTTTCCCACGGTGATCTAATATCTTTTAAAGAAAATGACGCGAGAACCCGCGGTTTTGAAATAAGGAGATCTTTCTATATCGACATATCAGTTGGAAAAATCATAGGCAAATTCCTATCGGCCATATCAGTTGGAAAAAGAAGAGGCAAATTCCTACCGGCCAGAATCTGGAGAAGAACAAAAAAAGAATGGTTCCGCTTACTCACAACTCAGAGGGGATGCCGCTTACTACTCAAATCCAAGGAATTGCAAAAGTTGCGTTCTTATATGCAAGAAGAAGACTTTGAAAGAACAAAGAAGTTTGGATCCGCAAAAGTATGCTTAGGCAGTTCCTTCGCTGAGCACAACAGAATGAAGAGGAATTTGTTTCATTTCAAATACTTCTTCTTATTGAAAAGAGGGAAGGAGAAAAACCGAAATCTTCCTACTCGAACAATAAGTCCTTTTGTAGAAAAGTCTTCTTTATATAGTAATTCGACCTATTGCTCCGGATCCCCGTTTACTAGGAAGATAAgaatcaaaaggatcgaactaccTACTCATTATTCGGAGGTGAATCATAGAACACTAAAAGCTGTGGTATCTTATGGACCTAACATAGGTCACATCCCTCACGACATAAGATTGAAAGATCCAAACCTTCCTCTTCGGAGCGGAAACGGACGTGGCCAAAACATATAA